A region of uncultured Desulfobacter sp. DNA encodes the following proteins:
- a CDS encoding type I restriction enzyme HsdR N-terminal domain-containing protein, with protein MEDYSHHLIMGELVDFLSGKILPDTHDERYRQQIARHLVNILGFDKADIEANREVTINTADRSAEVTVDFLVYRNQRAVMVIKYAPGSLVTRRLSTLALSRLVYDYQIPFVVITNGEDAELLLGKTGKVIGEGISAIPGPDHQLITSLPDTFEKVSAKMVGQAEKIAFACMVDGSCMVENYCDEC; from the coding sequence ATGGAAGACTATTCTCATCACCTGATTATGGGTGAGCTTGTTGATTTCTTAAGCGGAAAAATCCTGCCGGACACCCACGATGAGCGGTACCGCCAGCAAATCGCCCGGCATCTGGTAAACATCCTTGGATTTGATAAAGCAGACATTGAGGCAAATCGGGAAGTCACCATTAACACCGCAGATCGCAGTGCCGAAGTAACGGTGGATTTTCTGGTTTACCGAAACCAGCGTGCTGTCATGGTGATCAAGTATGCTCCGGGCTCCCTTGTAACCCGGCGTTTGTCAACCCTGGCACTGTCGCGTCTGGTCTATGATTATCAGATCCCTTTTGTGGTGATCACCAATGGCGAGGATGCTGAACTGCTTTTGGGAAAAACCGGAAAGGTAATAGGGGAGGGGATCTCTGCCATTCCCGGGCCTGATCATCAATTAATCACATCGTTACCTGATACGTTTGAGAAGGTGTCTGCCAAGATGGTCGGCCAGGCAGAAAAAATTGCTTTTGCATGCATGGTGGATGGGTCCTGTATGGTGGAAAACTACTGCGACGAATGTTAA
- the uvrA gene encoding excinuclease ABC subunit UvrA yields the protein MASDHIIIKGARTHNLKNIDVSIPKNSLTVVTGLSGSGKSTLAFDTLYAEGQRRYVESLSTYARQFLGQMDKPDVDAIEGLSPAIAIEQKTASHNPRSTVGTVTEIYDYLRLLFARAGRPHCHICGKPIQGASIDQIIQSILSPLPEKPHKIMVLAPVVSNKKGGHEKLIHHLKKEGFARLKIDGHLTLIEDVPALDKRKAHAIDVVVDRLILKQGIEQRLTDSVETALALAQGQVVIDNLDLKTQTLFSEKATCHTCGISYPEFTPAGFSFNSPQGACPHCDGLGHLTQFDPEKIIPNPHLSLRQGAVLPWANKDSVRHMEFLDALVTHYNADIYTPFKDLSPDFQKVILFGSGAHKIAFYVEQAEKKIVYEKTFEGVVEQLSRRLRDTKSSSVKQDIGKYMGYKVCSHCNGSRLNPAASAVKVADKTIGQITAMSVKQAIDFFTTLDLTGRDKAVSKSILTELSQRLSFLQDVGLGYLTLDRSAATLSGGESQRIRLATQIGSKLCGVLYVLDEPSIGLHQRDNTRLLNTLMHLKNLGNTVLVVEHDEETMLAADHIIDVGPQAGVNGGQIVFSGPPEDLLKATCLTGLYLSGKRKIPVPETRRTGTGNFLTVQKAGEHNLKDIDVSFPLGCLTCVTGVSGSGKSTLVLSILYQALASSINRSEKPVGKHAAISGMEYIDRVIHIDQSPIGKNPRSNPGTYTGVLTPIRELFAQTPEAKARGYKSGRFSFNIKGGRCESCTGDGIVKIEMHFLPDVYVTCDVCKGKQFNRETLEIKYKGKNIAEVLDMTINQALEFFSNISAIRNTLSTLVETGLGYIKLGQAATTLSGGEAQRIKIARELSKKSTGKTIYILDEPTTGLHTDDIKRLLAVLDQLVDAGNTVVVIEHHLDVIKCADYVIDLGPEGGDQGGRIIAQGTPEQVAGATLSHTGFYLNRVL from the coding sequence ATGGCAAGTGATCACATCATTATCAAAGGGGCCAGAACCCATAATTTAAAAAATATTGATGTCAGCATCCCCAAAAACAGCCTGACTGTGGTCACCGGCCTTTCCGGATCCGGAAAATCTACCCTGGCCTTTGACACCCTTTATGCCGAAGGCCAAAGGCGTTATGTGGAGTCCTTATCCACCTATGCCCGCCAGTTCTTAGGCCAGATGGACAAACCGGATGTGGATGCCATAGAAGGCCTGTCCCCCGCCATTGCCATTGAACAGAAAACTGCCTCCCACAACCCGAGATCCACGGTGGGCACCGTCACGGAGATTTATGATTACCTGCGCCTGCTTTTTGCCAGGGCCGGCAGACCCCACTGCCATATCTGCGGCAAGCCCATTCAAGGGGCCTCCATTGACCAGATCATACAAAGCATTCTTTCTCCTCTGCCTGAAAAGCCCCATAAAATTATGGTGCTGGCCCCTGTGGTGTCCAATAAAAAAGGCGGACACGAAAAGCTGATCCATCACCTGAAAAAGGAAGGGTTTGCCCGGCTTAAAATCGATGGGCATCTGACCTTGATCGAGGACGTTCCGGCCCTTGACAAAAGAAAAGCGCATGCCATAGACGTTGTGGTGGATCGGCTCATTTTAAAACAGGGTATAGAACAAAGGCTGACAGATTCCGTTGAAACCGCACTCGCCCTTGCCCAGGGCCAGGTGGTCATTGACAATCTGGACCTGAAAACCCAGACACTTTTCAGTGAAAAAGCCACCTGCCACACCTGTGGGATCTCTTACCCGGAGTTTACCCCGGCCGGTTTTTCCTTTAACTCCCCCCAGGGCGCATGCCCCCACTGTGACGGCCTTGGCCACCTGACGCAGTTTGATCCTGAAAAAATTATCCCCAACCCCCATCTGTCCCTGCGCCAGGGGGCGGTACTGCCATGGGCCAACAAGGATTCCGTGCGCCACATGGAGTTTCTGGATGCCCTGGTGACCCATTATAATGCAGATATCTATACCCCGTTTAAAGATCTTTCCCCGGATTTCCAAAAAGTTATCCTCTTTGGTTCCGGTGCCCATAAAATTGCCTTTTATGTTGAACAGGCCGAAAAGAAAATCGTGTATGAAAAAACATTTGAAGGGGTGGTTGAACAACTTTCCCGGCGTTTGCGGGATACAAAATCATCATCTGTCAAACAGGATATTGGCAAATACATGGGATATAAAGTCTGCTCCCACTGTAACGGTTCCCGCCTGAATCCTGCAGCGTCTGCAGTTAAGGTGGCAGATAAAACCATCGGGCAAATCACAGCCATGTCTGTCAAACAGGCCATTGATTTTTTCACCACCCTTGATTTGACCGGCAGGGACAAAGCTGTGTCCAAATCCATTCTTACGGAACTGTCCCAACGGCTCTCCTTTCTTCAGGACGTGGGCCTTGGTTACCTGACCCTTGACCGGTCCGCAGCCACCCTTTCGGGGGGAGAGAGCCAGCGCATCCGGCTGGCCACCCAGATCGGTTCAAAACTTTGCGGGGTTCTTTACGTGCTGGATGAGCCCAGCATCGGCCTTCACCAGCGGGACAACACACGTCTGCTCAATACCCTGATGCACCTGAAAAACCTGGGTAACACTGTATTGGTAGTGGAACATGATGAAGAGACCATGCTGGCCGCAGACCATATCATTGATGTGGGTCCCCAGGCCGGTGTAAACGGCGGACAGATTGTGTTTTCAGGCCCCCCCGAAGATCTGCTCAAGGCGACCTGTCTCACCGGGCTCTATCTGTCCGGAAAACGCAAAATCCCTGTGCCTGAAACCCGGCGTACCGGCACAGGCAATTTCCTAACAGTCCAAAAGGCAGGCGAACACAACCTTAAAGACATTGATGTCTCTTTTCCCTTGGGGTGCCTGACCTGTGTAACAGGGGTATCAGGATCAGGCAAATCAACCCTGGTTCTGTCCATCCTGTACCAGGCCCTGGCAAGCAGTATTAACAGATCTGAAAAACCTGTGGGAAAACATGCGGCCATCTCAGGCATGGAATATATTGACAGGGTGATTCATATTGACCAGTCCCCCATCGGCAAAAACCCAAGATCCAATCCCGGCACCTACACAGGTGTTCTCACCCCCATAAGGGAGTTGTTTGCCCAGACACCCGAAGCAAAGGCCCGGGGGTACAAATCCGGACGGTTCAGCTTCAATATCAAGGGCGGCAGGTGTGAGTCCTGCACCGGAGACGGCATCGTCAAAATCGAAATGCATTTTCTGCCTGATGTTTATGTCACCTGCGATGTATGCAAAGGAAAGCAATTCAACCGGGAAACCCTTGAAATAAAGTATAAAGGCAAAAATATTGCCGAAGTTCTGGACATGACCATCAACCAGGCTCTTGAGTTTTTCAGCAACATATCAGCCATCCGTAACACCCTTTCCACCTTGGTGGAAACAGGATTGGGATATATCAAACTTGGCCAGGCCGCCACAACCCTGTCCGGCGGAGAAGCCCAGCGTATAAAAATTGCCCGGGAACTGTCCAAGAAAAGCACGGGCAAAACCATTTACATTCTGGACGAACCCACCACAGGACTGCATACCGATGATATCAAACGGCTGCTGGCAGTCCTGGACCAGCTTGTGGATGCAGGTAACACCGTGGTGGTCATTGAACACCACCTTGATGTCATCAAATGCGCTGATTATGTCATTGATCTCGGCCCCGAAGGCGGAGACCAGGGAGGCCGGATCATTGCCCAGGGCACCCCGGAACAGGTGGCCGGCGCCACTCTGTCCCACACCGGATTTTACCTGAACCGGGTTCTATAA
- the pdxA gene encoding 4-hydroxythreonine-4-phosphate dehydrogenase PdxA, producing the protein MNIHSDRPVLGITMGDPAGVGPEIIIKSLADPEIQNLCTPVILGDYEILKKAGLDLKTPNKLVIADDLNCDFSNCPQGVIACLSTLNPEVTGLGHPTPETGKAMETYINTGVDLALSGAIDAIVTGPITKTGLKMAGSSFHGHTELIAHRTGTDNFAMMMAGPRLKVVLTTIHIPLSKVPEQVTCQEITRIINLTRDTLITRFGIPNPRLAVAGLNPHAGEQGMFGSEEEEIIKPAVQKAREKGFDVTGPYPPDTVFFNAVEGAFDAVVCMYHDQGLIPFKLIHFRDGVNTTIGLPIIRTSVDHGTAYDIAWKGIADPSSMKEAIKMAAVQAVNQKRHGHGR; encoded by the coding sequence ATGAACATCCATTCAGACCGACCTGTCCTTGGGATAACCATGGGTGACCCGGCAGGTGTCGGCCCTGAAATAATCATTAAAAGCCTTGCCGACCCTGAAATCCAAAATTTATGCACCCCTGTTATTTTAGGAGATTATGAAATACTTAAAAAGGCTGGACTTGATTTAAAAACACCAAATAAGCTAGTCATCGCAGACGATTTAAATTGCGATTTCTCCAATTGTCCTCAAGGGGTTATAGCCTGCCTTTCCACCCTGAATCCGGAAGTCACAGGGCTTGGGCACCCTACCCCGGAAACTGGAAAAGCCATGGAAACCTATATCAATACCGGGGTGGATCTTGCTCTGTCCGGTGCCATAGATGCAATAGTTACAGGTCCCATCACCAAAACAGGTCTGAAGATGGCCGGGTCATCATTTCATGGCCATACAGAGCTGATCGCACATAGGACAGGCACCGACAATTTTGCCATGATGATGGCAGGACCGCGTCTGAAAGTGGTTTTGACCACCATTCACATTCCCCTCTCAAAGGTGCCGGAGCAGGTGACCTGCCAGGAAATAACAAGAATCATCAACCTGACCCGGGACACCCTGATCACAAGATTCGGCATCCCCAACCCCAGGCTTGCCGTGGCAGGCCTAAATCCCCATGCCGGTGAACAGGGCATGTTCGGCAGCGAAGAAGAAGAGATCATTAAACCTGCAGTGCAAAAGGCCCGGGAAAAAGGGTTTGATGTTACAGGACCCTACCCGCCGGATACCGTATTTTTCAACGCGGTGGAAGGAGCGTTTGACGCAGTGGTATGCATGTACCATGACCAGGGTCTGATTCCCTTCAAACTGATTCATTTCAGAGACGGGGTAAACACCACCATAGGCCTTCCCATCATACGCACATCCGTGGACCACGGTACAGCCTATGACATTGCCTGGAAAGGGATTGCAGATCCCTCAAGCATGAAAGAGGCCATTAAAATGGCCGCAGTCCAGGCTGTGAACCAAAAAAGGCATGGCCATGGCAGGTAA
- the dnaA gene encoding chromosomal replication initiator protein DnaA, with the protein MDSVLKQVKLHIKESVPDHCYRMWIEPVTLSAQDAEKIVLAVPNEYYVKRLKENYLGYFEEGFLSQGQKVSIEFKVYKKIRSSDEINFDFMPAQNTTSAMPAIPAAFGMPSQYHPHLPGMTPAFHCGRMLKKNFTFDDFVVGDNSSFAYKASLCLAQGTLNGTGVLFLQGKTGLGKSHLSQAVGHHMLAHNVNQRVFYVTAEDFTNEMIYSLKSNSIAQFKEKYRLKCDVLILEDVHFLTGKTATQKELAMTLDYLIDADKKIIFSGCERPDEIPKLNENLKSRLNMGIVTEIKSPDFGTRVKILNRKAKGIQCILPTPVTEYIAQEACDDVRQLESALLGVVTRGRLMDRKIDIELARQVLEKMSGARKQVTIDLIKKLVCEAFDVSEQELVSKSRQHRIVKPRQVAIFLSKQYTDQPIKTIGASFKRYHATAIYSINAVEKQMKQKGQIYEQVRYLTSKLESGSF; encoded by the coding sequence ATGGATTCGGTTTTAAAACAAGTCAAATTACATATTAAAGAGTCAGTCCCGGACCATTGTTACCGCATGTGGATTGAACCTGTCACGTTATCTGCCCAGGATGCTGAAAAAATTGTCCTGGCCGTGCCCAATGAATACTATGTTAAACGGCTCAAGGAAAACTATCTGGGCTATTTTGAAGAGGGTTTTTTAAGTCAGGGCCAAAAAGTCAGCATTGAATTCAAGGTATACAAAAAAATAAGAAGTTCAGATGAGATTAATTTTGATTTCATGCCGGCTCAAAATACAACCAGTGCAATGCCTGCCATTCCGGCCGCCTTTGGCATGCCCTCACAATATCATCCGCATCTGCCGGGCATGACACCGGCATTTCATTGCGGACGCATGCTTAAAAAGAATTTTACATTTGATGATTTTGTTGTGGGGGATAACTCCAGCTTTGCATATAAGGCATCTTTATGTCTGGCCCAGGGTACACTCAACGGGACAGGTGTCCTTTTTCTTCAAGGCAAAACAGGCCTTGGTAAAAGTCATTTATCCCAGGCCGTGGGGCATCATATGCTGGCCCACAACGTAAACCAGCGTGTTTTTTATGTTACAGCCGAAGATTTTACCAATGAAATGATCTATTCCTTGAAAAGCAACAGCATTGCCCAGTTCAAGGAGAAATACCGTCTTAAATGTGATGTGCTGATCCTGGAAGATGTCCATTTCTTAACTGGCAAGACCGCCACCCAGAAAGAGCTTGCCATGACCCTGGACTATCTGATTGATGCGGATAAGAAAATTATATTTTCAGGCTGTGAACGGCCTGATGAAATCCCAAAGCTGAATGAAAACTTGAAATCCAGGTTGAATATGGGGATTGTCACGGAGATCAAATCACCTGATTTCGGCACCCGGGTTAAAATTTTAAATCGGAAAGCCAAGGGCATTCAGTGTATTTTACCCACCCCTGTGACCGAATATATTGCCCAGGAAGCGTGTGACGATGTCCGCCAGCTTGAAAGTGCGCTTCTGGGGGTTGTTACCAGGGGCCGGCTTATGGACCGGAAGATTGATATTGAGCTTGCCAGGCAGGTACTCGAAAAAATGAGCGGGGCACGCAAGCAGGTAACCATTGATCTGATCAAAAAACTGGTATGTGAAGCATTTGATGTCTCCGAACAGGAGTTGGTGTCTAAATCCAGGCAACACCGCATTGTCAAGCCCCGACAGGTGGCGATTTTTTTATCAAAACAGTATACGGACCAGCCCATTAAGACCATTGGTGCCAGTTTCAAGCGTTACCATGCCACTGCTATCTATTCTATCAATGCCGTTGAAAAGCAAATGAAGCAAAAAGGGCAGATTTACGAGCAGGTCAGGTATCTGACTAGTAAGCTTGAATCCGGTAGTTTTTAA
- the dnaA gene encoding chromosomal replication initiator protein DnaA: MDSILKEVKLHIKDCVPDHFYRMWIEPVTFSVHDGGRVVLAVPNEFYVRRLKENYLVYFEEGFLRLGQKVSVEFKTYNKKMNLRSLNAQIPNGAPIAIPVPIRVSSDFHPQLPGMTPAFNCGRMLKKNFTFDDFVVGDNSSFAYTASLCLAQGNLNGAGVLFLLGKTGLGKSHLSQAVGHHMLSHDVAQQVFYVTAEDFTNEMIYSLRNKNIDQFKEKYRRKCDVLILEDVHFLAGKTATQKELAMTLDYLIDADKKIIFSGCERPDEIPHLNESLKSRLNMGIVTEIKAPDFATRIKILNKKSKSMQCILPTPVTEYIAQEACDDVRQLESALLGVVTRGRLMNRNIDMELAQSVLEKMIGTRKHITIDLIKKLVCETFGVSEQELVSKSRKHNIVKPRQIAIFLSKQYTDQPIKKIGASFKRYHATAIYSVNEVEKAMKEKGQLYEQVRYLSNKLESGRF; this comes from the coding sequence ATGGATTCTATTTTAAAAGAAGTCAAGTTGCATATTAAAGACTGTGTGCCGGACCATTTCTACCGCATGTGGATTGAACCTGTTACATTCTCTGTCCATGATGGTGGACGTGTTGTCCTGGCTGTGCCCAATGAATTTTATGTCAGGCGGCTCAAAGAAAACTATCTGGTGTATTTTGAAGAGGGGTTTTTGCGTCTGGGGCAAAAAGTCAGTGTTGAATTCAAAACATACAATAAAAAAATGAATTTAAGGTCTTTAAATGCACAAATCCCAAACGGCGCACCGATTGCCATTCCGGTACCCATTCGTGTGTCATCTGACTTTCATCCACAACTGCCCGGTATGACACCTGCATTTAATTGCGGGCGTATGCTTAAAAAGAATTTTACATTTGATGATTTTGTTGTGGGGGATAACTCCAGCTTTGCATATACGGCCTCTCTATGTCTGGCCCAGGGCAATCTCAATGGGGCTGGTGTACTATTTCTTCTGGGTAAAACAGGTCTTGGCAAAAGCCATCTGTCCCAGGCTGTGGGCCACCATATGCTGTCCCATGACGTGGCTCAGCAGGTTTTTTACGTCACGGCTGAAGATTTTACCAATGAAATGATCTACTCTCTGAGGAATAAGAACATTGATCAGTTTAAAGAAAAATACCGGCGCAAATGTGATGTTCTGATCCTGGAGGATGTCCATTTTCTGGCCGGCAAGACCGCCACCCAGAAAGAGCTTGCCATGACCCTGGATTATTTGATTGATGCAGACAAGAAAATTATATTTTCAGGCTGCGAGCGGCCTGATGAAATCCCTCATTTAAATGAAAGCCTGAAATCCAGACTGAATATGGGGATTGTTACGGAGATCAAGGCTCCTGATTTTGCTACCCGGATTAAAATCTTAAATAAAAAGTCCAAATCCATGCAGTGCATTTTACCCACCCCTGTGACCGAATATATTGCCCAGGAAGCGTGTGATGATGTCCGGCAGCTTGAAAGTGCTCTTTTAGGAGTTGTGACCCGGGGGCGGCTCATGAACCGGAATATCGACATGGAGCTAGCCCAAAGCGTTTTGGAAAAAATGATTGGGACACGCAAACACATTACCATTGATCTGATCAAAAAATTGGTTTGTGAAACCTTTGGCGTTTCCGAACAGGAACTTGTGTCCAAGTCCAGGAAACACAATATTGTCAAACCCCGCCAGATTGCCATTTTTCTGTCAAAACAGTATACAGACCAGCCCATAAAGAAAATTGGTGCAAGTTTTAAACGCTACCATGCCACAGCCATCTATTCGGTAAATGAGGTTGAAAAGGCCATGAAGGAAAAAGGCCAGCTTTACGAACAGGTCCGGTATTTGTCCAACAAACTTGAATCAGGCAGATTTTAA
- the dnaA gene encoding chromosomal replication initiator protein DnaA encodes MDLFLEKVKFHIKESVPDHCYRMWIEPVKLSAHDSEHVVLEVPNEFYVKRLKEHYLAYFEAGFLRFGKKVSIEFKVHNKTIGSNPVQTQKKQAQQPIAVTPAIPAAVSVPSEFHIQLPGMTPAFNCGRMLKKNFTFDDFVVGDNSSFAYTASLCLAQGDLNGAGILFLIGKTGLGKSHLSQAVGHHMLANDLTQQVLYVTAEDFTNEMIYALKNNRIDQFKEKYRRKCDVLILEDVHFLAGKTATQKELAMTLDYLIDADKKIIFSGCERPDEIPKLNESLKSRLNMGIVTEIKAPDFNTRVKILEKKAGIMQCILPELVTEYIAQEACDDVRQLESALLGVVTRGRLMNRKIDIELAQRVLEKMTGTRKLITIDLIKKLVCEQFGVSEQELVSKSRKHSIVKPRQVAIFLSKQYTAQPIKKIGASFKRYHATAIYSVNEIEKEMKHKGQIYEQVRYLSNKLETGRF; translated from the coding sequence ATGGATTTGTTTTTAGAAAAAGTCAAATTTCATATTAAAGAATCGGTGCCGGACCATTGTTATAGAATGTGGATTGAACCTGTCAAATTATCTGCCCATGATTCTGAACATGTTGTCCTGGAAGTGCCTAATGAGTTCTATGTGAAACGGCTCAAAGAGCATTATCTGGCCTATTTTGAAGCAGGTTTTCTGCGTTTTGGGAAAAAAGTCAGTATAGAATTCAAGGTACATAATAAAACAATAGGTTCAAATCCTGTGCAGACGCAAAAAAAACAGGCCCAGCAACCAATCGCAGTTACACCTGCCATACCTGCTGCCGTCAGTGTGCCATCAGAATTTCATATACAGCTGCCTGGTATGACACCGGCATTTAATTGCGGGCGTATGCTTAAAAAAAATTTTACATTTGATGATTTTGTTGTGGGGGATAATTCCAGCTTTGCATATACGGCCTCTTTATGCCTGGCCCAGGGCGACCTTAACGGGGCAGGCATTCTCTTTCTTATAGGTAAAACCGGTCTTGGCAAAAGCCATCTGTCCCAGGCCGTTGGCCACCATATGCTGGCAAACGACCTGACGCAGCAGGTTCTTTATGTGACGGCTGAAGATTTTACCAATGAAATGATCTACGCCCTGAAAAATAACAGGATTGATCAGTTCAAGGAAAAATACCGGCGCAAATGTGATGTACTGATCCTGGAAGATGTTCATTTTCTGGCCGGCAAAACGGCAACCCAGAAAGAGCTTGCCATGACCCTGGACTATCTGATCGATGCAGATAAAAAAATCATTTTTTCAGGTTGTGAACGGCCTGATGAGATTCCTAAATTAAATGAAAGTCTGAAATCCAGGCTGAACATGGGGATTGTTACGGAGATTAAGGCCCCTGATTTTAATACCAGGGTAAAAATTTTAGAAAAAAAGGCCGGGATAATGCAATGTATTTTGCCCGAACTCGTAACCGAATACATTGCCCAGGAAGCCTGTGATGATGTCCGCCAGCTTGAGAGTGCGCTTTTAGGGGTTGTGACCAGGGGGCGGTTAATGAATCGGAAAATAGACATTGAGCTTGCCCAGCGTGTACTGGAAAAGATGACGGGAACACGCAAGCTTATCACCATTGACCTGATCAAAAAACTGGTCTGTGAGCAGTTTGGTGTCTCCGAGCAGGAGCTTGTCTCTAAATCCAGGAAACACAGCATCGTCAAACCCCGTCAGGTTGCCATTTTTCTGTCAAAGCAGTATACAGCCCAGCCCATAAAGAAAATAGGCGCAAGTTTCAAGCGTTACCATGCAACAGCCATATATTCAGTTAATGAGATCGAAAAAGAAATGAAGCACAAAGGCCAGATTTACGAACAGGTCCGGTATCTGTCCAACAAACTTGAAACAGGCAGGTTTTAA
- the hflX gene encoding GTPase HflX produces MKRVVYGTLDGLSKAQLNRIENLYNFKTSPEYILSGQAAIELVAISQDIRRQVGLLLDRNGKVICVIAGEPQRIVIPVTPDFRPGPGRLKGLRCIHTHLSHETLTRDDLTDLALLRLDYITAICLNADGSPGPVYSAHILPDPDADPYRILPGTSIEFLNNDCQTQILELESELSRHNRQYSPETGQENAFLINAATQNSSSAQISMEELKELCKTSRINVVGTAIQQRKQIDPKFVVGKGKLSELIIKAIQNYATLLIFDRELSPSQIRSITDFVEMKVIDRTQLILDIFAKQAKSSEGKYQVELAQLEYMLPRLITKNTAMSRLTGGIGGRGPGETKLEVNRRRARERITRLKQEIEKIRKQRRQQKAKRKRRELPVISIVGYTNAGKSTLLNTLTQSSIIAANRLFATLDPSSRRLRFPRDKEVIITDTVGFIQNLPKELLEAFHATLEELEQADVILHVIDISNPRYMQQKETVDQLLKSLNLNKIPTLYVFNKMDQADLNNFDSPWLLNQGILVSALEKASLAPLVEKLEAMV; encoded by the coding sequence ATGAAACGCGTTGTCTACGGCACCCTTGACGGGCTTAGCAAAGCCCAGTTAAATCGAATCGAAAATCTTTACAATTTCAAAACGTCTCCGGAATATATCCTTTCCGGCCAGGCCGCCATTGAACTTGTTGCCATCAGCCAGGATATCCGCCGCCAGGTCGGCCTTCTTCTGGACCGCAACGGGAAAGTCATCTGTGTCATTGCAGGAGAGCCCCAGCGCATTGTTATTCCGGTAACCCCGGATTTCCGGCCTGGTCCCGGCCGCCTCAAGGGATTGCGTTGCATTCATACGCATCTGTCCCACGAGACACTGACCAGGGATGACCTCACCGACCTTGCCCTTTTGCGACTGGATTATATAACAGCCATCTGCCTGAATGCCGACGGATCACCCGGGCCTGTATACTCCGCGCATATTCTGCCCGATCCCGACGCAGATCCGTATAGAATTTTGCCCGGTACATCCATTGAGTTTCTGAACAATGACTGCCAGACCCAGATTCTTGAACTTGAATCAGAACTTTCCCGGCATAACCGCCAGTACAGTCCTGAAACCGGTCAGGAAAACGCCTTTCTCATTAATGCGGCAACGCAGAATTCCAGTTCCGCCCAGATTTCAATGGAAGAACTCAAGGAGCTGTGCAAGACAAGCCGGATCAATGTGGTGGGTACGGCCATCCAGCAAAGAAAGCAAATTGATCCCAAATTTGTGGTGGGCAAAGGCAAATTATCTGAGCTGATTATCAAGGCTATTCAAAATTATGCCACATTACTTATCTTTGACCGGGAGCTCAGTCCCTCCCAGATACGTTCCATCACTGACTTTGTGGAGATGAAGGTCATTGACCGCACCCAGCTTATACTGGATATTTTTGCCAAACAAGCCAAATCCAGTGAAGGTAAATACCAGGTTGAACTGGCCCAGCTTGAATACATGCTGCCCCGCCTGATTACCAAAAATACGGCCATGTCCAGGCTGACCGGCGGAATCGGCGGCAGGGGACCTGGTGAAACAAAACTTGAAGTCAACCGGCGTCGTGCAAGGGAGCGTATCACCCGGCTCAAGCAAGAGATTGAAAAAATCCGTAAACAGCGCAGGCAGCAGAAAGCAAAACGAAAAAGAAGGGAACTGCCAGTGATCTCCATTGTAGGGTATACAAATGCCGGCAAGTCAACATTGCTCAATACCCTGACCCAGAGCAGCATCATTGCTGCAAACCGGCTGTTTGCTACCCTGGACCCCTCCTCCCGAAGGCTGAGATTTCCCCGGGACAAGGAAGTGATCATCACAGATACCGTTGGCTTTATCCAGAACCTGCCCAAGGAACTTTTAGAAGCCTTTCACGCGACCTTAGAGGAGCTTGAACAGGCCGATGTCATTCTTCATGTCATTGACATTTCAAACCCCAGGTATATGCAGCAGAAAGAGACTGTGGACCAGCTTCTGAAATCCTTGAACTTAAATAAAATCCCCACTCTGTATGTGTTCAATAAAATGGACCAGGCCGATTTAAACAATTTTGATTCACCCTGGCTATTAAATCAGGGGATTCTGGTTTCAGCCCTTGAAAAGGCAAGCCTTGCCCCGCTGGTGGAAAAACTTGAAGCCATGGTGTAA